The DNA window CGATATTAATATCGAGGCCAGCAGTAATATTAACCAGAATACCGCGAGCACCAGCTAAATCAACATCATCAAGTAACGGACTTGAAATTGCCGCTTCTGCGGCTTCTGCTGCACGATCTTCACCAGAAGCAACACCGGTACCCATCATTGCAGTACCCATTTCACTCATTACTGTGCGAACATCGGCGAAATCCACGTTGATTAGACCTGGACGCGTAATTAATTCGGCAATACCTTGTACAGCACCAAGTAGTACATTATTTGCAGCTTTAAATGCATCTAATAAACTGACACCACGACCCAATACTTTCAATAACTTGTCGTTAGGAATTGTAATCAAAGAATCAACTTGTTCACTTAATGCATCAATACCAGCTTGTGCATAATTCAAGCGGCGCTTACCTTCAAATGAGAAAGGTTTAGTTACTACCGCTACTGTTAAAATACCTAATTCTTTAGCAATTTCAGCAACAACCGGAGCTGCACCTGTACCTGTACCACCACCCATACCTGCAGCAATAAAGATCATATCAGAACCTTGCAGTTGCTCACGAATAGTATCGCGATCTTCCGAAGCTGCTTCACGGCCTACCGCAGGGTTCGCGCCTGCGCCTAGACCCTTAGTGATAGTGTTACCGATTTGAATAACAGATCCAGCGGCTGAATTACGTAATGCTTGTGCATCCGTATTTACGACAATAAATTCAACACCTTCAATTGTTTCACTGACCATGTGATCAACAGCGTTACCGCCACCACCACCAACACCAATGACTTTAATGACAGCTTCATCGTTACTATCATCTAATAGTTCAAACATGGTAATATCTCCAAAAATCTTATAGGGTTTTAAAACCCGCCTTTGAACCAGCTCATTATTTTTTTAAGTAACTGATTACAATTATTCCGTTCTACGACTACGTCTGTTGTTGGTTCGAACTGCTGTTCTTTACCAAACTGAAGTAAGCCAACCGCTGTTGAA is part of the Moritella viscosa genome and encodes:
- the ftsZ gene encoding cell division protein FtsZ; translated protein: MFELLDDSNDEAVIKVIGVGGGGGNAVDHMVSETIEGVEFIVVNTDAQALRNSAAGSVIQIGNTITKGLGAGANPAVGREAASEDRDTIREQLQGSDMIFIAAGMGGGTGTGAAPVVAEIAKELGILTVAVVTKPFSFEGKRRLNYAQAGIDALSEQVDSLITIPNDKLLKVLGRGVSLLDAFKAANNVLLGAVQGIAELITRPGLINVDFADVRTVMSEMGTAMMGTGVASGEDRAAEAAEAAISSPLLDDVDLAGARGILVNITAGLDINIEEFETVGNSIKAFASDNATVVVGAVIDPEMTDELRVTVVVTGIGAENKPDITLVPTPAKKIEEAKVESTKVDETVKATVVPADNQVDVQKIAVGESNTTTATKSEPDYLDIPAFLRRQAD